In the Rubrivivax gelatinosus IL144 genome, CGCTGCGCCCGGCGGCTTCGCTGGAGGCGCGCGAGCTGTCGCTGCAGGTCGGCCGCCTGTCCAGCGCCGATCCGGCACCGGCTCCGCTGTCCGGCAGCCTGCGGCTCGCCGCCGCGGGCGACGGCGGCGCCGAACTCGGCCGGCTGAAGCTCGACGGCAAGCTGTCGACGGCTTCGGCCGCGCTCGGCGTCGAGGTCGAGGGACTGCAGCTCGCGGCGGCGGCACCGTATCTGCGCTCGGCGCTCACCGAGACACCGTCGGGCCGGCTCGGTGGCCGCGCCGAAGTGGACTGGGCGGCGGGTGAGCCCGGCCGCCTGCTCGTCAAGCTACCGCAGGCGGCGGTCGAGGACCTGCGCTGGGGCCGCCAGCGGCTGGCGGCGCTGAAGCTGGCCGGTGTGCAGGCCGACCTGGGCGCGCGCCGCGTCGCCGTCGACTCGCTGGCGCTGGAGAACCCGGCGCTGGACCTGGCGCGCGACGCACGTGGGCAGTGGAACGTGCTGGCGATGCTCAAGCCCGCCGGCACCCCGGCCACGGCCGACCGCGGCCCGGGCTGGCAGGCCAGCCTGAAGTCGCTGTCGGTCTCCGCCGGCTCGCTGCATCTGGCCGACGCCGCGACGCCGGCGCCGGTCGGCTTCGCGCTGCAGGCGCTGGCGCTGAAGGCGCGTGATCTGCAGTGGCCGTCCGGCAAACGCCCGGCCTCGCTGGACCTGTCGCTGAACCTCGTGCCCGACCACGAGCCGGGCACGCCGGCGCCGACGCCCGGCCGGCTGCAGGCCGAGGGCACGCTGGCGCTGCAGCCGCTGGCCTGGCGCGGCCGCGTCAGCGTCGCGCGGCTGCCGCTGCAGGTGGCCGAACCGTACTGGCGCGAGCGCCTGCCGGTGCTGGTGCGCCGGGCCGAACTCGGCTGGCGCGGCGATACCGAGTTCCGGATGCTGGACGCCGGGCCGGCGCTGTCGCTGCGCGGCAATGCGATGCTCGCCGACCTGCGCGTGCTGGCGCGTGGCGACGACGACGAGGCCGGCGACGAGCTGCTCGCCTGGCAGTCGCTGCGCGTCGAGTCGCTGGCGGCGTCCATGGCGCCGGGCCAGCCGACGCGTCTGGCCACCGGCCCGGTGCGGCTGTCGCGTTTCTTCTCGCGCCTGGTCGTCACGCCGGAAGGCCGGCTGAACCTGCGCGACGTGCGCGGCGGCGATGCACCGGCGCCGGCGACACCCGCCGCCACGTCTTCGCCTGCCGCGCCGCTGGAACTCGACATCGCCGGCGTCGAGTTCGTCGACGGCCGTGTCGACTTCCGCGACCGTTTCATCCAGCCCAACTACTCGGCCTCGCTGAGCGAGCTGAACGGCAAGCTCGGCCGGCTGCGCTCGGGCACACGCGAGATGGCGACGCTGGAGATCACCGGCCGCGCCGCCGACACCGCGACGCTGGAGCTGCGCGGCGCGCTGAACCCGACCGCCGACCCGCTGGCGCTGGACATCGCCGCCAAGGCCAGCGGCCTGGAACTGGCGCCGCTGTCGCCTTACGCCGGCAAGTACGCCGGCTATGCGATCGAACGCGGCAAGCTCAGCATGGACGTCGCCTACCGCGTCGACGCCGACGGCCGGCTGCAGGCCCGCAACCGCATCGTGCTGAACCAGCTGACTTTCGGCGACCCGGTCGACAGCCCCGTGGCGACCAAGCTGCCGGTGCGGCTGGCGCTGGCGCTGCTGGCCGACCGCAACGGCGTCATCGACGTCGACCTGCCGATCAGCGGCTCGATCAACGACCCCGAGTTCAGCGTCTTCGGCCTGGTGCTGAAGGTCATCGGCAACCTGCTGGTCAAGGCGGTGACCTCGCCGTTCGCGCTGCTCTCCGGCGGCGGTGGCGACGAGACCGGCGCGGTCGAGTTCCTGCCCGGCACCGCGACGCTGGCACCGTCGGCCGAGGAGGCGCTGGATCGCATCGCCCAGGCGCTGAAGGACCGCCCGGCGCTGCAGACCACGGTGGCCGGGGCCGCCGACGCGACGGCCGAGCACGACGCGATCCAGGCCGCGACGCTGGAAGAGCGGCTGCGCAGCGAGCAAGCGCGGGAGCGCGCGCGTTCGCGCGGCGTCGGCCCCGGCGCCGCCGTTCCGGCCACCGAGGAGCGCGAACGCACGCTGCGCCGCGTCTACGCCGACACCCGGCTGCCGAACAAACCACGAAACCTGATCGGCCTGGCCAAGGACATCCCGCCGGCGGAGATGGAAGCGCTGCTGAAGGCCGCGGTGTCGGTCGACGCCGACGTCGCGCGCGACCTGGCGCTGCGCCGCGGCGTCGCGGTGCGCGAGGCGCTGGTCGCTCGCGGCCTGCCGGCCGAGCGCCTGTTCCTCGCTGCGCCC is a window encoding:
- a CDS encoding DUF748 domain-containing protein: MKKTGGWTRLAATLLAGAVLLALVAWIAVPRLVKAQLEQQGSALLGRGLHVESVSFSPLTLTLELRGLVLDAAAGDADRSPQARVERLALNLSSRSLWARIPVIEALDLDSPSLRLARTAEGRYDVDDLIERLSEPSAPGTPPARFALYNLSLRDGSLRFDDRPEGQRHLVDAVSLGLPFVSNEPDQVQAEVEPRLSLRLDGSPLHLQGRSRPFSAERVSTITVDLPALALDSLWPYLPRSLPLRGQGGVLSGKLELRFAQPAGQPAQLSLQGQATLASLALRRPDGAPLVAWKSLAVEIEDLRPLERVVALRSVVLDSAVLHLRRDAAGRLELAALGGAPAAAQPAAPAWRWSVGSSALRAATLHWEDASLRPAASLEARELSLQVGRLSSADPAPAPLSGSLRLAAAGDGGAELGRLKLDGKLSTASAALGVEVEGLQLAAAAPYLRSALTETPSGRLGGRAEVDWAAGEPGRLLVKLPQAAVEDLRWGRQRLAALKLAGVQADLGARRVAVDSLALENPALDLARDARGQWNVLAMLKPAGTPATADRGPGWQASLKSLSVSAGSLHLADAATPAPVGFALQALALKARDLQWPSGKRPASLDLSLNLVPDHEPGTPAPTPGRLQAEGTLALQPLAWRGRVSVARLPLQVAEPYWRERLPVLVRRAELGWRGDTEFRMLDAGPALSLRGNAMLADLRVLARGDDDEAGDELLAWQSLRVESLAASMAPGQPTRLATGPVRLSRFFSRLVVTPEGRLNLRDVRGGDAPAPATPAATSSPAAPLELDIAGVEFVDGRVDFRDRFIQPNYSASLSELNGKLGRLRSGTREMATLEITGRAADTATLELRGALNPTADPLALDIAAKASGLELAPLSPYAGKYAGYAIERGKLSMDVAYRVDADGRLQARNRIVLNQLTFGDPVDSPVATKLPVRLALALLADRNGVIDVDLPISGSINDPEFSVFGLVLKVIGNLLVKAVTSPFALLSGGGGDETGAVEFLPGTATLAPSAEEALDRIAQALKDRPALQTTVAGAADATAEHDAIQAATLEERLRSEQARERARSRGVGPGAAVPATEERERTLRRVYADTRLPNKPRNLIGLAKDIPPAEMEALLKAAVSVDADVARDLALRRGVAVREALVARGLPAERLFLAAPKLDAAEGQTGWTPQVELSLEMP